The genome window ACTTGTGTTTTAAGCTCTATATAATTAGGGCACGTTCACCTCTTTCATTCCAACtccctttttcttatttagtccTAGCTTCTTTTGCAAGTGTCTATCCATTTATTTAACTGCTTTTGGTTTTGCAATTATGAAATCATGCATGCTAAAATATAGATTTCTAATAGCTCTGAAAATTTAGGTGAGTTTCCTATGGATTGCCCACTTCAGGACAGTCTACTACGGGTTCATTACAAGGGTATGCTGCTTAATGAAGAAAAGACAGTCGTCATTGATACAAGAATTGATAATGATGGTCAGCCTTTGGAGTTCAGCTCTGGAGAAGGGCTTGTGAGTTCTCTCGTGTAAAGGATGGAATAGGTTTTTATGAATTGGTTGTTTAGGGGAATAACAAATGACTGAATTTTGTTTGTAGGTGCCTGAAGGTTTTGAAATGTGTGTGCGCTTAATGCTTCCTGGAGAGGTAGCTCTTGTTACTTGCCCTCCTGACTACGCATATGACAAGTTTACCAGGTTACATTTTGAGATCTATTGTGCCGCAAATACTGCATAAATTACAGGCACATTTTGTATTGCTATTGACATCATCATTCTTTAACTACTTTCTGACCAAGTTTTCCCTTCCTATATAATTAGACCGGCAAATGTTCCTGAAGGTGCTCATATTGAATGGGAAATTGAGCTTCTTGGTTTTGAGATGCCAAAGGTAACTGAATGTTGTCTCGTAGAAGTTTAGCTGAAATGCTGCTTGATGAACTCTTTTAAACACCTATAGTTAGTGTTGTGTCTTTATTAACTTTGCTAATTACTTTGTCTATGGCTTGCCACTGAAGTCTGCTTTTGGCTCTATAGTGTTTTCTGTATTCAAAATTGATTGAGGTGAACTTGGAATCACATAGGAAACTACTATGAATGTACTTGTGTCAGTTGATTGAGCTTCAAGTCACAGAAGATACTTATTTGGAATTCATGTTTGAGGATTATGAATTTCTCTCCTATTTATATCATGGATACTTTTTTCAGGATTGGACTGGTTTGGACTTTCAGGGTGTAATGGATGAAGCAGAGAAGATCAGAACCACAGTATGTGTACTTCATGTTTGTTAATTGTGCTGACTTTACTGGCAATTTGGATGTGTTCCAGTTATAGTAATTTATTTCAATGACATGAATTGGTTGTTTGGGGTGTAAATTTGTGTATTATGATCTTGAAATTGTGATGATCTCCTTGATCTTCAGGGAAACAGGCTTTTCAAAGAAGGAAAGTTTGAGCTTGCTAAGGCAAAATATGAGAAGGTAATGTGCTCTCTCCTAACTACATTCATCTCACATCTTGAGCATTAACATTGCCATTCAAATTCTTGGGTTCCCATCTTTTATTACTCTGGATTTATTTCCACCACACTGCATGAAGCCATTTGCTGGCATTGTCATGTTATAATCAGTATTTTGAAATTCAGTATCTACATGTTTAGGCTAGCAAGCAATCACATTTCCCAGTTGGTGACGTACATGAAATcaagtttgtttttcaattggtCATCAAACtgaattatatatttagatatCGAACATGTTCTTATCTCGGAAATTGTTAATTATGGAAGTGCCATGACCTGCAATTTAGTTTTGCTAAAATATCTTTCCTAATCGTCAAAATTTGCTTCTCAagataaaaatcttttattctGATTTCTTCAAAAGTTTTTGTGCTCGTAAATGTCTGAGTTGTATTTATGAACCTTTCAAGTCCTCATATAACATCATGAAAAACTGTTCCACAGGTTCTTCGAGAATTTAATCATGTTAATCCACAAGATGACGAGGAAGGGAAAGTTTTCCTGAATACAAGAGTAAGCTTTTTACCCCTTGCAgtgtaggaaaagaatcactatcaaatatatttttccatCTCTCACTTgatgctttcattttctttcttgtatgtTTGAAGAATTTGTTAAATCTAAATGTCGCTGCATGCCACCTCAAATTAGGGGAATGCAGAAAGTCCATTGAGACATGCAATAAGGTATGTGTTTAATTCAACTAGTTTCTGTTTTCTTACATGGAAATCTTGTCTAGCAAGAGCCTTTACTAGAGTGTAAGGAGTACAATGCTGTGAAAAAGATGTCATTGATGTGCCTGCTGTAGTTTATTGGATTTGGGTGAGAAGACAGATTATGTTGGGcatcaattatatattattaattgaaatCAGTTACTGGGGTTCAGGGCTTTGTAAGTCTTTCAGATGAGGAATTTCATGTGAAGCAGAACTGGCAATACACTAGGTATCCAGCTCTTGTATAACATGACAGGGTCCAAACTCCCTATGGCAGCACACTTTGTGCAGAAAGCTGCTGGTCAATTCCTAGCCCCACATTAATTGCTTACGACTTGTTTTGGGGTCGAGCATTGAGGTGGCTATCAGCTAGCAGTAAGAGAGCATGCCATAGGATGATATATGATGTTCTTGTCTGATATTATCCTATATATGATGTTCCTAGGACaagcactttgaaaaaataCAGATGCCAATGAGGCAATTGTGCAGAAAAGTTCCCCTATCTGGAAAGtgggaaaccaaaaaaacatagCTTGCTTTTCAATGGATGCGTAGTAGTTAACTTATCCTGAAGTCCATTGCCATCCTTCAGAGTCTGGATGTTGATGTTCATTGCTGATAAATCCTGCAGGTTCTGGAAGCAAATCCTGCACACGTCAAGGCCCTTTATCGCCGTGGAATGGCCTACATGGAAGTTGGAGATTTTGAGGAAGCAAGAAGTGATTTTGAAATGGTAGCACCTGTAGTTGTTATTTAGTGCAAACTTCTAATTCTTTGACATCCATTGTCTGAATATGCTTCTGGATGTCAGATGTTGAAAGTCGACAAATCATCTGAACTTGATGCAACAGCAGCTCTTAAAAAACTGAAGCAGAAGCAGCAGGTGGGTTAATGTGCAACCAAATTCTATTTGCAATTTGAGATGGACATACACAATTCATATCGTGCTGCTTGTCCATTTGATGAGCAGGATGTCGAGAAGAAGGCACGGAGACAATTTAAAGGACTATTTGACAAGAAGCCAGGGGAAATTGCAGATGCTGGAACTGACGACAGAGGAGAAGAGCAGAGTACAAGTGAAAATCAGAAGAATGGTGATCAGGAGGATTCAAATGGGACTGACACAGAGGATGTTGAAGATGTGGCCGATGAACCTAGAGAAGGATTGTTCTCCCGCTTGTGGCCAACTGGTAGAAGATTGTTTTCAGCTCTCGGGCTTCAAAGATGTGCGATATTGTGACAAAGCTGTAGATCAGCATTATTTTTGTCACAGGCTGGAAAAAATCTGactttgaaaggaaaaaacacatcaaagaaGGTTCATATACCACTATCATTGTAGCTTCACAAAGAAATTCATATTTTGGCTTCCCGTTTATGATGATATAAATCCATGGTGAGACAGACAAAAACTTACTAATAGACATAAGATCCATTGTTGTTAATACCGTTCCTGTCATGTCTGGTCGGTATCTCGCGTTTCACTTCCAAAATCTTAGCCCACCTCAGGTTTTTTTTGACTGCATACTATCGCTCTTGTATCTTTTCGTTCTGCTTTGAAGTCGGgtcatctttttaaaaaatctttaggttaaaatcttcttattttctccGCCTCTTTTCTTTAGTTTCTCTAACAATGTTTGTCATTATTATATTGCAGCGCTAAAAGGAGGATCAAAAAGTAAAGATTGAAGGCTAGATTGTATTCACAtaagattttcaatttcaagttcTATAGCAAGCAACACAAACTTTCTAAGTGTGGTTTTATGGGTTTTGTTCAAAACCAATAGAGAATggcttttattcaaaaaaaaatatcgttttctttatctttggaGATTCTACCTTGGTCTTGGTTTTACAACTTAATATTGTTGAGTTTTGAAGTTCAACCAATCGAACAcgttcatatataaaataagaacaGATATAAGAGAAAGTGGttacaaaaagaaattcaagtcAAAttgtcagttttttttctaatttctgacagaaatttatattcttatataaatttatatttttttatccctttgttgtttgatttgatGAACTTTCCAACTCAATCAAGTTAAGTTGATAAATTAGGACTAGAGTAGAAAACTCCTTCCTTCATGGTGCTACTTGTGGGGAAAAAAAGAACGAAAGTAGAAGCCCGTAGAGCGTGGATTTTAGGGTACATTATGCAATCGGTCCAATCCTTCACGGATTTGAGGGTCTATTTAaaattgtggtagcggttgttatttaaattattttttatttagaaatatatcaaaataatatattttttattttttaaaaattaattttaagatcatcacattaaaacgatctgaaaatatatatataaaaaattttagcaaaaaaaaagttttttcaaaatttgagggAACGCGTTCCCAAATGGACTCTGAATCCCggcagtaaaaataaaatttgtaaactAAGTTGCAAGCCAGCAAATTAAAAATCCACAAAATCCTATAAAGTTATACGGTAAAACTATTTTCTTTATGCAAAATATGAGTTTTATATAAGTATTTAGTATTGTGGCTAAAAC of Populus trichocarpa isolate Nisqually-1 chromosome 16, P.trichocarpa_v4.1, whole genome shotgun sequence contains these proteins:
- the LOC7486539 gene encoding peptidyl-prolyl cis-trans isomerase PASTICCINO1; the protein is MAAEDGTAQEYVPQKKNKEPTETEKRRKKIVPGSLMKAEIRPGGGDARPSDGDQVIYHCTVRTLAGVVVESTRSEYGGKGTPIRQVLGKSKMLLGLLEGLPTMLSGEVAMFKMKPQMHYSEADCPVSPPSSFPRDDELHFEIEMIDFSKVKVVSDDLGVIKKVIDEGQGWESPREPYEVKAWISAKTGDDKVILSPKQGEPYFFTIGKSEVPKGLEMGIGTMTREEKAVIYVTNQYLTESPLMSVVGLEEVQFEVELIHFTQVRDMLGDGRLIKRRLRDGKGEFPMDCPLQDSLLRVHYKGMLLNEEKTVVIDTRIDNDGQPLEFSSGEGLVPEGFEMCVRLMLPGEVALVTCPPDYAYDKFTRPANVPEGAHIEWEIELLGFEMPKDWTGLDFQGVMDEAEKIRTTGNRLFKEGKFELAKAKYEKVLREFNHVNPQDDEEGKVFLNTRNLLNLNVAACHLKLGECRKSIETCNKVLEANPAHVKALYRRGMAYMEVGDFEEARSDFEMMLKVDKSSELDATAALKKLKQKQQDVEKKARRQFKGLFDKKPGEIADAGTDDRGEEQSTSENQKNGDQEDSNGTDTEDVEDVADEPREGLFSRLWPTGRRLFSALGLQRCAIL